In Vespa velutina chromosome 1, iVesVel2.1, whole genome shotgun sequence, the following proteins share a genomic window:
- the LOC124947430 gene encoding intersectin-1 isoform X6 — MANTQTPGMDPWMIQPRERTKYQEQFDSLRPINGIITGEQAKGLLLRSQLPSVVLGQIWALSDTDADGKMDINEFCIACKLITLKLRGFEIPKTLPPSLIQSLKSVSTTGNNAIGLTNGAATIPTQNNIASLVNLGGTGGVSVQPLVGMVPVSTPPARPLIGPPSNGTTGRPATPASPMTLPASRQNRQNVATNIHATTHTPSKPPARPAPPSVGTNFATATNVPPPPKPAPPSFPNSPVAAMSPAKVLPTAATAIIPPIQSIQQIQPMTTSAIDLLDLDLSEGILRKKRLYSAPAVAPIAPLNTNPTPIAAFGMGQTMPMQPLCTGMVAPMTGGSTIIPSIAPMATGTGVVSTSPVVGLPLVSSTTSGVPPVNGTTVHTPVSTCTPLSTTARPPSIDRVGSVDSQHSQHSVGSPQSIEWAVPHQTKLKYTQLFNTWDRTRSGFLSGPQARNIMVQSQLPQSILARIWSLADMDSDGRLGCDEFVLAMHLCDLAKAGEQIPNTLPLELIPPTFRRQRQGSLTQSQGSIESVDPSAGMPQTSFEDKRKENFEKGQAELERRRKALLEIQRKEQEERERKEREEAEKQEKIKMEQERRRQAEIEKQMLRQKEIEQEKEEQRKRAHEQREAARKEMERQRHLEWEKQKSQELQAQRQKEQDVLLKLKAKNQTLTIELGTLNDKVKELSQKICDTRVGVSSVKTTIDGMRSTRDSQLQEMTALKNKLREQNQRLLALSQEKARIEAKNKLNAAQDTAGQEAIKMAFDNKQITLKQMKDKIADLQQQIDAKMSDIENNNGQLEDIKTQMKNLVADCKKLYVTFEDKKTKILELRASIGTGVATDYTTSAWGDSAWGDTGTTINDNDWPVNDTAIITNITEKPNAEVMKYRALYEFVARNQDEISFQPGDIILVPPVQNAEPGWMAGEIRGHTGWFPESYVEPIDSNASTDSTFMQQDSMEKRTLEGIAEVPENVSDAGSLGGEAPTVEAIVPTLGLGVVCNIQATALYQYRPTAEQHLSLDKGDAINVIEQQNDWWYGELSNGSKGWFPKSYVKETTTNGKDLIASVDDGLNEYYVALYQYASTETGDLSFNQGEVILVIKKEGDWWTGCIGDKTGIFPSNYVEKCDAPTQDIPLSTNAIEQNTTVITNAIESQEDKTVTTTQTPSQLEKTAEQLEDERAAAEDKAELPDFTAMSAQQYHKRGRKPEIVQVIAPYQATSAEQLDLQRGQLIMIRKKTDSGWWEGELQARGKKRQIGWFPASYVKPLTSSSNRSTPVSHGYQDSPTDPNVERVMALYPYQAQNEDELTFEKGDVITVLAKDEATWWKGELNGVSGVFPSNYVSPMSSKLTTELLLARLDPMERKRQEYIKELITTEQAYIEDMRLVHEVFEKPLIESLVLTLDEVDKIFVNWRDIIACNDNFLRTLRIRRENSEGGIVRMIGDILCENIPRMSAYIRFCSCQISAAVYLQRLTETLPEFVEVAHACQQDPRTKGMPLSSFLIKPMQRITKYPLIINKILEHTPHDHPDRQYLQEALAKAEEFCTQVNEGVREKENSDRLEWLQNHVVCDGLEEPLVFNSLTNSLGPRKLLHYGILHKAKSGKELVSFLTNDFLLFAQPTKSLPSGQQFSFERNEHQRFKMYRKPIFLNELSLLSDLDTSGSGSGSINGFEISDNTSKTLRLRDSKKPIILVVPSASECSLWMKRITEARKTFMENEKTRLQKQRSKQAQFGACGRILVTVFEGSNLKAPSGKCNTFCKVSMGSQEERTSVVSGTDCPLWDTSMQFQVKDLLEDTLCITVFDKGYYSPDEFLGRAEIKVVDIMRDSKDSCGPILQRFRLREVERGDVILKLDLRLFGSR, encoded by the exons gGCACTATCGGATACAGATGCAGATGGAAAGATGGACATAAATGAGTTTTGCATTGCTTGTAAATTGATCACTCTAAAACTACGAGGATTTGAAATTCCTAAAACATTACCTCCATCTCTTATTCAAAGTTTAAAATCTGTTTCCACCA CAGGCAATAATGCAATTGGCTTAACTAATGGTGCAGCTACTATACCAACCCAAAATAACATTGCTTCCCTAGTTAATTTGGGTGGCACTGGAGGTGTATCAGTGCAACCATTAGTCGGCATGGTACCAGTTAGTACTCCTCCGGCACGTCCTTTGATAGGTCCGCCATCCAATGGAACAACAGGACGTCCAGCTACACCTGCATCACCCATGACTTTACCAG CATCGCGACAAAATAGACAGAATGTGGCCACCAATATACATGCCACAACTCACACACCATCAAAGCCACCTGCTCGACCTGCACCACCCTCTGTGG GAACTAATTTTGCAACTGCCACAAATGTTCCACCACCACCAAAGCCAGCACCACCTTCATTTCCAAATAGTCCAGTTGCTGCAATGTCTCCAGCCAAAGTTCTACCGACTGCTGCTACAGCTATTATACCTCCTATTCAATCAATTCAACAAATACAGCCAATGACGACTTCTGCTATAG attTACTCGATCTTGATTTATCAGAAGGTatactaagaaaaaaaagattgtacA GTGCCCCAGCAGTAGCTCCAATTGCACCTTTAAATACGAATCCAACGCCAATTGCTGCCTTTGGTATGGGACAAACAATGCCAATGCAACCACTCTGTACTGGCATGGTTGCTCCAATGACAGGAGGGAGTACTATTATACCATCCATTGCTCCAATGGCTACtg GTACAGGTGTTGTATCGACATCTCCAGTTGTAGGTCTGCCATTAGTATCTTCAACAACAAGTGGTGTGCCGCCGGTAAATGGTACAACTGTTCATACACCAGTATCCACGTGTACACCATTAAGTACAACTGCTAGACCACCAAGTATAGATAGAGTGGGTTCTGTAGATTCTCAGCATAGTCAACATTCAGTTGGATCTCCACAATCTATAGAATGGGCTGTACCTcatcaaacaaaattaaaatatactcaattatttaatacctGGGATAGGACAAGATCTGGATTTTTGTCTGGGCCTCAAGCCAGGAACATAATGGTGCAGTCACAATTACCTCAATCAATACTAGCACGTATAtg GTCATTAGCAGATATGGATTCCGATGGTCGCTTAGGTTGTGACGAATTTGTATTGGCAATGCATTTATGTGATTTAGCTAAAGCAGGTGAACAAATTCCCAATACTCTTCCATTGGAACTTATTCCTCCCACATTTAGACGACAACGTCAAGGTAGCTTGACACAATCACAAGGTTCTATAGAAAGTGTCGATCCATCTGCTGGTATGCCACAG aCTTCATTTGAAGACAAACGAAAGGAGAACTTTGAAAAAGGACAAGCAGAACTAGAACGTAGACGTAAAGCTCTTTTAGAAATTCAGCGAAAAGAACAAGAGGAACgtgaacgaaaagagagagaagaagcagaaaaacaagaaaagattaa aaTGGAGCAAGAAAGACGTCGACAAGCGGAAATTGAGAAACAAATGTTAAGGCAAAAAGAAATCgaacaagaaaaggaagaacaacGAAAACGTGCTCATGAACAGAGAGAAGCTGCAAGAaa agaaatgGAGAGACAAAGACACTTAGAATGGGAAAAACAGAAATCGCAGGAACTTCAAGCACagagacaaaaagaacaaGATGTTTTACTTAAATTAAAAGCGAAGAACCAAACTTTAACTATAGAGCTTGGAACATtg AATGATAAAGTGAAAGAATTATCGCAAAAGATTTGTGATACCCGGGTTGGTGTCTCAAGTGTAAAAACAACAATCGATGGAATGAGATCAACTCGCGATTCACAATTGCAAGAAATGACagcgttaaaaaataaacttcgTGAACAAAATCAAAGGTTACTAGCACTTAGTCAGGAAAAAGCAAGAATAGAagcaaagaataaattaaatgctGCTCAAGATACAGCAGGACAGGAAGCAATAAAAATGGCATTCGATAACAAACAAATAACTCTCAAgcaaatgaaagataaaattgcTGATTTGCAACAACAG aTTGATGCTAAAATGTctgatatagaaaataataatggtcaacttgaagatataaaaacgcaaatgaaaaatttagtagcagattgtaaaaaattatacgttACATTTGAggataagaaaacaaaaattttagaaCTTAGGGCAAGTATTGGAACAGGTGTTGCAACAGATTATACAACATCAGCATGGGGTGACAGTGCTTGGGGCGACACTGGAACTACAATTAATGACAATGATTGGCCTGTCAACGATACCgctattattacaaatataacaGAAAAGCCTAATGCGGAAGTTATGAAATATAGAGCATTATATGAATTTGTAGCAAGGAATCAAGACGAAATATCATTTCAACCTGGTGATATTATTTTG GTACCACCTGTTCAAAATGCAGAACCTGGATGGATGGCTGGTGAAATACGTGGTCATACCGGTTGGTTCCCGGAATCGTATGTCGAACCAATAGATTCTAATGCTAGTACTGACAGCACATTTATGCAGCAGGATAGCATGGAAAAGCGAACATTAGA AGGTATTGCTGAAGTTCCCGAAAATGTATCTGATGCAGGATCTCTCGGTGGTGAAGCTCCTACAGTTGAAGCTATAGTACCAACCTTAGGATTAGGTGTTGTCTGTAATATACAAGCAACTGCTTTATATCAGTATCGTCCTACTGCAGAACAACATCTTTCTTTAGATAAAGGAGATGCTATTAATGTCATTGAGCAACAG aatgaTTGGTGGTATGGTGAATTAAGTAATGGAAGTAAAGGTTGGTTCCCTAAATCGTATGTGAAAGAAACTACCACTAATGGTAAAGATCTTATTGCTTCTGTGGATGATGGTCTCAATGAATATTATGTTGCACTTTACCAATATGCTTCAACTGAAACTGGTGATCTTAGTTTTAATCAAGGTGAAGTTATTTTAGTCatcaaaaaagaaggagattgGTGGACAGGATGCATAGGAGACAAAACTGGAATTTTTCCTTCCAATTATGTAGAGAAATGTGATGCACCTACTCAG gATATTCCTTTGTCTACTAATGCTATTGAACAAAATACCACTGTAATTACTAATGCAATAGAAAGTCAAGAAGATAAAACTGTTACCACGACGCAAACGCCATCA CAATTGGAAAAAACTGCAGAACAGCTCGAAGATGAGAGAGCAGCTGCAGAAGATAAAGCAGAATTACCTGACTTCACTGCTATGTCTGCTCAACAG TATCATAAG agagggagaaagccTGAAATTGTACAAGTTATTGCACCCTATCAAGCTACTAGTGCTGAACAGTTAGATTTACAAAGAGgacaattaataatgatacgtAAAAAGACGGATAGTGGATGGTGGGAAGGAGAACTTcag GCACgtggaaaaaagagacaaattgGTTGGTTCCCAGCATCTTATGTTAAACCATTAACTAGTAGCAGTAACAGAAGTACACCTGTTTCTCACGGATATCAAGATTCACCAACGGATCCAAATGTTG AACGTGTTATGGCTCTGTATCCATACCAAGCACAAAATGAAGATGAGTTAACGTTTGAGAAAGGTGATGTTATAACAGTGCTTGCCAAAGATGAAGCAACATGGTGGAAAGGCGAATTGAATGGAGTTTCTGGAGTCTTTCCTAGCAATTATGTCTCTCCTATGT CAAGTAAGCTGACAACTGAACTATTGCTGGCAAGGCTTGATCCAATGGAGAGAAAACGTCAAGAGTATATAAAAGAACTTATTACAACTGAACAAGCATATATAGAAGATATGAGGCTAGTACATGAG GTATTTGAGAAACCTCTTATTGAAAGTCTAGTTTTAACTTTAGATGAGGTGGATAAAATCTTTGTAAACTGGAGAGATATTATAGCCtgtaatgataattttttaag aactttaagaataagaagagaaaacagtGAAGGTGGAATTGTTAGAATGATTGGTGATATTTTATGTGAAAAT ATACCGAGAATGTCAGCTTATATAAGATTTTGTAGTTGTCAAATATCTGCTGCTGTATATCTTCAACGATTAACAGAAACTTTACCAGAATTTGTTGAAGTTGCACATGCTTGTCAGCAAGATCCAAGAACCAAAGGAATGCCACTTAGTTCATTTTTGATTAAACCTATGCAAAGGATTACCAAATATccacttattattaataaa ATTTTAGAACACACGCCACATGATCATCCAGATAGACAATATCTTCAAGAAGCATTAGCCAAAGCAGAAGAGTTTTGTACACAA gTTAATGAAGGTgtgagggaaaaagaaaatagtgatAGACTAGAATGGTTGCAAAATCATGTCGTATGTGATGGTCTTGAAGAACCACTtgtatttaattctttaaccAATTCACTAGGAccaagaaaattattacattatggTATTCTTCATAAG GCCAAAAGTGGAAAAGAACTTGTTAGTTTTCTAACaaacgattttttattatttgcgcAACCGACGAAATCTTTGCCAAGTGGACAACAATTTTCGTTTGAACGTAACGAACATCAACGatttaaaatgtatagaaag CCGATATTTCTTAATGAATTATCATTGCTATCCGATTTAGATACAAGTGGAAGTGGAAGTGGAAGTATAAATGGATTTGAAATCTCAGATAATACATCCAAAACTTTGAGACTTAGAGATTCAAAAAAGCCAATAATATTGGTGGTACCATCCGCGAGTGAATGTTCATTATGGATGAAAAGAATTACAGAAGCACGCAAAACATTTATGGAAAATGAGAAGACTCGTTTACAGAAACAGCGATCTA AGCAGGCGCAATTTGGAGCATGTGGACGCATTCTTGTTACT
- the LOC124947430 gene encoding intersectin-1 isoform X4, with the protein MANTQTPGMDPWMIQPRERTKYQEQFDSLRPINGIITGEQAKGLLLRSQLPSVVLGQIWALSDTDADGKMDINEFCIACKLITLKLRGFEIPKTLPPSLIQSLKSVSTTGNNAIGLTNGAATIPTQNNIASLVNLGGTGGVSVQPLVGMVPVSTPPARPLIGPPSNGTTGRPATPASPMTLPASRQNRQNVATNIHATTHTPSKPPARPAPPSVGIVPSTSTPSTGPPQRPTPPSSIGTNFATATNVPPPPKPAPPSFPNSPVAAMSPAKVLPTAATAIIPPIQSIQQIQPMTTSAIDLLDLDLSEGAPAVAPIAPLNTNPTPIAAFGMGQTMPMQPLCTGMVAPMTGGSTIIPSIAPMATGTGVVSTSPVVGLPLVSSTTSGVPPVNGTTVHTPVSTCTPLSTTARPPSIDRVGSVDSQHSQHSVGSPQSIEWAVPHQTKLKYTQLFNTWDRTRSGFLSGPQARNIMVQSQLPQSILARIWSLADMDSDGRLGCDEFVLAMHLCDLAKAGEQIPNTLPLELIPPTFRRQRQGSLTQSQGSIESVDPSAGMPQTSFEDKRKENFEKGQAELERRRKALLEIQRKEQEERERKEREEAEKQEKIKMEQERRRQAEIEKQMLRQKEIEQEKEEQRKRAHEQREAARKEMERQRHLEWEKQKSQELQAQRQKEQDVLLKLKAKNQTLTIELGTLNDKVKELSQKICDTRVGVSSVKTTIDGMRSTRDSQLQEMTALKNKLREQNQRLLALSQEKARIEAKNKLNAAQDTAGQEAIKMAFDNKQITLKQMKDKIADLQQQIDAKMSDIENNNGQLEDIKTQMKNLVADCKKLYVTFEDKKTKILELRASIGTGVATDYTTSAWGDSAWGDTGTTINDNDWPVNDTAIITNITEKPNAEVMKYRALYEFVARNQDEISFQPGDIILVPPVQNAEPGWMAGEIRGHTGWFPESYVEPIDSNASTDSTFMQQDSMEKRTLEGIAEVPENVSDAGSLGGEAPTVEAIVPTLGLGVVCNIQATALYQYRPTAEQHLSLDKGDAINVIEQQNDWWYGELSNGSKGWFPKSYVKETTTNGKDLIASVDDGLNEYYVALYQYASTETGDLSFNQGEVILVIKKEGDWWTGCIGDKTGIFPSNYVEKCDAPTQDIPLSTNAIEQNTTVITNAIESQEDKTVTTTQTPSQLEKTAEQLEDERAAAEDKAELPDFTAMSAQQYHKRGRKPEIVQVIAPYQATSAEQLDLQRGQLIMIRKKTDSGWWEGELQARGKKRQIGWFPASYVKPLTSSSNRSTPVSHGYQDSPTDPNVERVMALYPYQAQNEDELTFEKGDVITVLAKDEATWWKGELNGVSGVFPSNYVSPMSSKLTTELLLARLDPMERKRQEYIKELITTEQAYIEDMRLVHEVFEKPLIESLVLTLDEVDKIFVNWRDIIACNDNFLRTLRIRRENSEGGIVRMIGDILCENIPRMSAYIRFCSCQISAAVYLQRLTETLPEFVEVAHACQQDPRTKGMPLSSFLIKPMQRITKYPLIINKILEHTPHDHPDRQYLQEALAKAEEFCTQVNEGVREKENSDRLEWLQNHVVCDGLEEPLVFNSLTNSLGPRKLLHYGILHKAKSGKELVSFLTNDFLLFAQPTKSLPSGQQFSFERNEHQRFKMYRKPIFLNELSLLSDLDTSGSGSGSINGFEISDNTSKTLRLRDSKKPIILVVPSASECSLWMKRITEARKTFMENEKTRLQKQRSKQAQFGACGRILVTVFEGSNLKAPSGKCNTFCKVSMGSQEERTSVVSGTDCPLWDTSMQFQVKDLLEDTLCITVFDKGYYSPDEFLGRAEIKVVDIMRDSKDSCGPILQRFRLREVERGDVILKLDLRLFGSR; encoded by the exons gGCACTATCGGATACAGATGCAGATGGAAAGATGGACATAAATGAGTTTTGCATTGCTTGTAAATTGATCACTCTAAAACTACGAGGATTTGAAATTCCTAAAACATTACCTCCATCTCTTATTCAAAGTTTAAAATCTGTTTCCACCA CAGGCAATAATGCAATTGGCTTAACTAATGGTGCAGCTACTATACCAACCCAAAATAACATTGCTTCCCTAGTTAATTTGGGTGGCACTGGAGGTGTATCAGTGCAACCATTAGTCGGCATGGTACCAGTTAGTACTCCTCCGGCACGTCCTTTGATAGGTCCGCCATCCAATGGAACAACAGGACGTCCAGCTACACCTGCATCACCCATGACTTTACCAG CATCGCGACAAAATAGACAGAATGTGGCCACCAATATACATGCCACAACTCACACACCATCAAAGCCACCTGCTCGACCTGCACCACCCTCTGTGG GAATCGTGCCTTCCACAAGTACACCAAGCACTGGTCCACCTCAAAGACCAACACCACCTTCTAGTATTG GAACTAATTTTGCAACTGCCACAAATGTTCCACCACCACCAAAGCCAGCACCACCTTCATTTCCAAATAGTCCAGTTGCTGCAATGTCTCCAGCCAAAGTTCTACCGACTGCTGCTACAGCTATTATACCTCCTATTCAATCAATTCAACAAATACAGCCAATGACGACTTCTGCTATAG attTACTCGATCTTGATTTATCAGAAG GTGCCCCAGCAGTAGCTCCAATTGCACCTTTAAATACGAATCCAACGCCAATTGCTGCCTTTGGTATGGGACAAACAATGCCAATGCAACCACTCTGTACTGGCATGGTTGCTCCAATGACAGGAGGGAGTACTATTATACCATCCATTGCTCCAATGGCTACtg GTACAGGTGTTGTATCGACATCTCCAGTTGTAGGTCTGCCATTAGTATCTTCAACAACAAGTGGTGTGCCGCCGGTAAATGGTACAACTGTTCATACACCAGTATCCACGTGTACACCATTAAGTACAACTGCTAGACCACCAAGTATAGATAGAGTGGGTTCTGTAGATTCTCAGCATAGTCAACATTCAGTTGGATCTCCACAATCTATAGAATGGGCTGTACCTcatcaaacaaaattaaaatatactcaattatttaatacctGGGATAGGACAAGATCTGGATTTTTGTCTGGGCCTCAAGCCAGGAACATAATGGTGCAGTCACAATTACCTCAATCAATACTAGCACGTATAtg GTCATTAGCAGATATGGATTCCGATGGTCGCTTAGGTTGTGACGAATTTGTATTGGCAATGCATTTATGTGATTTAGCTAAAGCAGGTGAACAAATTCCCAATACTCTTCCATTGGAACTTATTCCTCCCACATTTAGACGACAACGTCAAGGTAGCTTGACACAATCACAAGGTTCTATAGAAAGTGTCGATCCATCTGCTGGTATGCCACAG aCTTCATTTGAAGACAAACGAAAGGAGAACTTTGAAAAAGGACAAGCAGAACTAGAACGTAGACGTAAAGCTCTTTTAGAAATTCAGCGAAAAGAACAAGAGGAACgtgaacgaaaagagagagaagaagcagaaaaacaagaaaagattaa aaTGGAGCAAGAAAGACGTCGACAAGCGGAAATTGAGAAACAAATGTTAAGGCAAAAAGAAATCgaacaagaaaaggaagaacaacGAAAACGTGCTCATGAACAGAGAGAAGCTGCAAGAaa agaaatgGAGAGACAAAGACACTTAGAATGGGAAAAACAGAAATCGCAGGAACTTCAAGCACagagacaaaaagaacaaGATGTTTTACTTAAATTAAAAGCGAAGAACCAAACTTTAACTATAGAGCTTGGAACATtg AATGATAAAGTGAAAGAATTATCGCAAAAGATTTGTGATACCCGGGTTGGTGTCTCAAGTGTAAAAACAACAATCGATGGAATGAGATCAACTCGCGATTCACAATTGCAAGAAATGACagcgttaaaaaataaacttcgTGAACAAAATCAAAGGTTACTAGCACTTAGTCAGGAAAAAGCAAGAATAGAagcaaagaataaattaaatgctGCTCAAGATACAGCAGGACAGGAAGCAATAAAAATGGCATTCGATAACAAACAAATAACTCTCAAgcaaatgaaagataaaattgcTGATTTGCAACAACAG aTTGATGCTAAAATGTctgatatagaaaataataatggtcaacttgaagatataaaaacgcaaatgaaaaatttagtagcagattgtaaaaaattatacgttACATTTGAggataagaaaacaaaaattttagaaCTTAGGGCAAGTATTGGAACAGGTGTTGCAACAGATTATACAACATCAGCATGGGGTGACAGTGCTTGGGGCGACACTGGAACTACAATTAATGACAATGATTGGCCTGTCAACGATACCgctattattacaaatataacaGAAAAGCCTAATGCGGAAGTTATGAAATATAGAGCATTATATGAATTTGTAGCAAGGAATCAAGACGAAATATCATTTCAACCTGGTGATATTATTTTG GTACCACCTGTTCAAAATGCAGAACCTGGATGGATGGCTGGTGAAATACGTGGTCATACCGGTTGGTTCCCGGAATCGTATGTCGAACCAATAGATTCTAATGCTAGTACTGACAGCACATTTATGCAGCAGGATAGCATGGAAAAGCGAACATTAGA AGGTATTGCTGAAGTTCCCGAAAATGTATCTGATGCAGGATCTCTCGGTGGTGAAGCTCCTACAGTTGAAGCTATAGTACCAACCTTAGGATTAGGTGTTGTCTGTAATATACAAGCAACTGCTTTATATCAGTATCGTCCTACTGCAGAACAACATCTTTCTTTAGATAAAGGAGATGCTATTAATGTCATTGAGCAACAG aatgaTTGGTGGTATGGTGAATTAAGTAATGGAAGTAAAGGTTGGTTCCCTAAATCGTATGTGAAAGAAACTACCACTAATGGTAAAGATCTTATTGCTTCTGTGGATGATGGTCTCAATGAATATTATGTTGCACTTTACCAATATGCTTCAACTGAAACTGGTGATCTTAGTTTTAATCAAGGTGAAGTTATTTTAGTCatcaaaaaagaaggagattgGTGGACAGGATGCATAGGAGACAAAACTGGAATTTTTCCTTCCAATTATGTAGAGAAATGTGATGCACCTACTCAG gATATTCCTTTGTCTACTAATGCTATTGAACAAAATACCACTGTAATTACTAATGCAATAGAAAGTCAAGAAGATAAAACTGTTACCACGACGCAAACGCCATCA CAATTGGAAAAAACTGCAGAACAGCTCGAAGATGAGAGAGCAGCTGCAGAAGATAAAGCAGAATTACCTGACTTCACTGCTATGTCTGCTCAACAG TATCATAAG agagggagaaagccTGAAATTGTACAAGTTATTGCACCCTATCAAGCTACTAGTGCTGAACAGTTAGATTTACAAAGAGgacaattaataatgatacgtAAAAAGACGGATAGTGGATGGTGGGAAGGAGAACTTcag GCACgtggaaaaaagagacaaattgGTTGGTTCCCAGCATCTTATGTTAAACCATTAACTAGTAGCAGTAACAGAAGTACACCTGTTTCTCACGGATATCAAGATTCACCAACGGATCCAAATGTTG AACGTGTTATGGCTCTGTATCCATACCAAGCACAAAATGAAGATGAGTTAACGTTTGAGAAAGGTGATGTTATAACAGTGCTTGCCAAAGATGAAGCAACATGGTGGAAAGGCGAATTGAATGGAGTTTCTGGAGTCTTTCCTAGCAATTATGTCTCTCCTATGT CAAGTAAGCTGACAACTGAACTATTGCTGGCAAGGCTTGATCCAATGGAGAGAAAACGTCAAGAGTATATAAAAGAACTTATTACAACTGAACAAGCATATATAGAAGATATGAGGCTAGTACATGAG GTATTTGAGAAACCTCTTATTGAAAGTCTAGTTTTAACTTTAGATGAGGTGGATAAAATCTTTGTAAACTGGAGAGATATTATAGCCtgtaatgataattttttaag aactttaagaataagaagagaaaacagtGAAGGTGGAATTGTTAGAATGATTGGTGATATTTTATGTGAAAAT ATACCGAGAATGTCAGCTTATATAAGATTTTGTAGTTGTCAAATATCTGCTGCTGTATATCTTCAACGATTAACAGAAACTTTACCAGAATTTGTTGAAGTTGCACATGCTTGTCAGCAAGATCCAAGAACCAAAGGAATGCCACTTAGTTCATTTTTGATTAAACCTATGCAAAGGATTACCAAATATccacttattattaataaa ATTTTAGAACACACGCCACATGATCATCCAGATAGACAATATCTTCAAGAAGCATTAGCCAAAGCAGAAGAGTTTTGTACACAA gTTAATGAAGGTgtgagggaaaaagaaaatagtgatAGACTAGAATGGTTGCAAAATCATGTCGTATGTGATGGTCTTGAAGAACCACTtgtatttaattctttaaccAATTCACTAGGAccaagaaaattattacattatggTATTCTTCATAAG GCCAAAAGTGGAAAAGAACTTGTTAGTTTTCTAACaaacgattttttattatttgcgcAACCGACGAAATCTTTGCCAAGTGGACAACAATTTTCGTTTGAACGTAACGAACATCAACGatttaaaatgtatagaaag CCGATATTTCTTAATGAATTATCATTGCTATCCGATTTAGATACAAGTGGAAGTGGAAGTGGAAGTATAAATGGATTTGAAATCTCAGATAATACATCCAAAACTTTGAGACTTAGAGATTCAAAAAAGCCAATAATATTGGTGGTACCATCCGCGAGTGAATGTTCATTATGGATGAAAAGAATTACAGAAGCACGCAAAACATTTATGGAAAATGAGAAGACTCGTTTACAGAAACAGCGATCTA AGCAGGCGCAATTTGGAGCATGTGGACGCATTCTTGTTACT